The proteins below come from a single Salinilacihabitans rarus genomic window:
- the mct gene encoding succinyl-CoA:mesaconate CoA-transferase: MGALSSLRVLDLTQVLAGPYCTMLLADMGADVVKIERPGGDLIRPNPPFLDDPEAEAYGGYFQSVNRGKRSLELDLGDADDREAFLSLVERADVVVENYRAGTMEKFDLDYETLRERNPELIYSSIRGFGDPRTGETDRQGQPSFDLVAQALGGVMEITGHPDGPPTKVGPGIGDLFTATLNCIGILAAVYHRERTGEGQYVDTAMYDAMLSLTERAIYQHSYTGEPPTRRGNSHPTLFPYDAFETADGYVVIAAFGTNHWRALCEAMDRPDLAADYPDPESRLGNRTHLRAEIADWARSRATDEICSLLEGRVPAAPVQNTADIFDDPHVRDREMLVPVDQPGADGSVEIAGNPIKMTETPPRPRGRAPLLDEHRDELLGSATEAETDATEAADD; this comes from the coding sequence ATGGGAGCGCTCTCGTCCCTGCGCGTGCTCGATCTGACGCAGGTGCTCGCCGGACCGTACTGTACGATGTTGCTCGCGGACATGGGCGCGGACGTCGTGAAGATCGAACGCCCCGGGGGCGACCTCATCCGTCCCAACCCGCCGTTTCTCGACGACCCGGAGGCGGAGGCCTACGGGGGCTACTTCCAGAGCGTCAACCGCGGCAAGCGCAGCCTCGAACTCGACCTCGGCGACGCCGACGACCGCGAGGCGTTCCTCTCGCTGGTCGAGCGCGCCGACGTCGTCGTCGAGAACTACCGCGCGGGCACGATGGAGAAGTTCGACCTCGACTACGAGACCCTCCGGGAGCGCAACCCGGAGCTGATCTACTCCTCGATCCGCGGCTTCGGCGACCCGCGTACCGGCGAGACGGACCGGCAGGGCCAGCCCTCCTTCGACCTCGTCGCGCAGGCGCTCGGGGGCGTCATGGAGATCACGGGCCACCCCGACGGCCCGCCGACGAAGGTCGGGCCCGGAATCGGCGACCTGTTTACCGCGACGCTGAACTGCATCGGTATCCTCGCCGCGGTCTACCACCGCGAACGCACCGGCGAGGGCCAGTACGTCGACACCGCGATGTACGACGCGATGCTCAGCCTGACCGAGCGCGCGATCTACCAGCACTCCTACACCGGCGAGCCCCCGACGCGGCGGGGCAACTCCCACCCGACGCTCTTCCCGTACGACGCCTTCGAGACCGCCGACGGCTACGTCGTGATCGCCGCCTTCGGCACGAACCACTGGCGGGCCCTCTGCGAGGCGATGGACCGGCCCGACCTCGCGGCCGACTACCCCGACCCGGAGAGTCGCCTCGGGAACCGGACGCACCTGCGGGCGGAAATCGCCGACTGGGCGCGCTCGCGGGCGACCGACGAGATCTGTTCGCTCCTGGAGGGCCGGGTCCCCGCCGCGCCCGTCCAGAACACGGCCGACATCTTCGACGATCCGCACGTGCGCGACCGCGAGATGCTCGTCCCCGTCGACCAGCCCGGCGCCGACGGCTCGGTCGAGATCGCGGGCAACCCGATCAAGATGACCGAGACGCCGCCGCGGCCGCGCGGCCGCGCGCCGCTGCTCGACGAGCACCGCGACGAACTGCTCGGGTCGGCGACGGAAGCCGAGACGGACGCGACCGAGGCCGCCGACGACTGA
- a CDS encoding DUF5785 family protein has translation MSADWPHDPDGEEGSEGMRKYGIAVIAKKVDEEEDFPLDREEFVDEHGDDPIRINYQRVVALRDIFEYVDGEEFETITDMHKAVGKAMREGGFWDYHPVGADPEKKSA, from the coding sequence ATGAGCGCGGACTGGCCACACGATCCCGACGGCGAGGAGGGTAGCGAGGGGATGCGCAAGTACGGCATAGCCGTCATCGCCAAGAAGGTCGACGAGGAGGAGGACTTCCCGCTCGACCGCGAGGAGTTCGTCGACGAACACGGCGACGATCCGATCCGGATCAACTACCAGCGGGTCGTCGCCCTCCGGGACATCTTCGAGTACGTCGACGGCGAGGAGTTCGAAACGATCACGGACATGCACAAGGCGGTCGGGAAGGCGATGCGCGAGGGCGGCTTCTGGGACTACCACCCCGTCGGCGCCGACCCCGAGAAGAAGTCCGCCTGA
- a CDS encoding GTP cyclohydrolase III: MTNTQVTLLQIDNYGPWTVTPEPRREADLQTLQSRLYADVSQFVGARDGYVFFTRFDNMIAVTNGLDMDDHALLQESVGNRYPVTLSLGVATGTTPVQALDDATSLLQDAGSAQDSHRREILDGRAVESDHRTDDDVQIAHFDVINATGTYTDELNAFDTFIEIEQGYAALMKYMRRAHDSLSFFVGGDNVIAVCPDLDRGDYEDAIAHVEEAADVSLQVGVGRASTAQTAGMAAKHALEACRADGSRVELDW; the protein is encoded by the coding sequence GTGACGAACACGCAGGTAACGCTCCTCCAGATCGACAACTACGGGCCGTGGACGGTGACGCCGGAGCCCCGGCGCGAGGCGGACCTCCAGACGCTGCAGTCGCGGCTGTACGCCGACGTCTCGCAGTTCGTCGGCGCCCGCGACGGCTACGTCTTCTTCACTCGCTTCGACAACATGATCGCCGTCACGAACGGCCTCGACATGGACGACCACGCGCTCCTGCAGGAGTCGGTCGGTAACCGGTACCCGGTGACGCTCAGTCTCGGGGTCGCCACGGGGACGACGCCCGTGCAGGCACTCGACGACGCCACCTCGCTCCTCCAGGACGCCGGCAGCGCACAGGACAGCCACCGCCGCGAGATCCTCGACGGCCGCGCCGTCGAGTCGGACCACCGGACCGACGACGACGTCCAGATCGCGCACTTCGACGTCATCAACGCCACCGGGACGTACACGGACGAACTCAACGCCTTCGACACGTTCATCGAGATCGAACAGGGCTACGCCGCGCTCATGAAGTACATGCGCCGGGCCCACGACAGCCTCTCGTTTTTCGTCGGCGGCGACAACGTCATCGCGGTCTGCCCCGACCTCGACCGCGGCGACTACGAGGACGCCATCGCCCACGTCGAGGAGGCCGCCGACGTCAGCCTCCAGGTCGGCGTCGGGCGCGCGTCGACCGCCCAGACCGCCGGGATGGCCGCCAAGCACGCCCTCGAAGCGTGTCGCGCGGACGGAAGCCGGGTCGAACTCGACTGGTGA
- a CDS encoding CBS domain-containing protein, which produces MESELSVRDVLTPEYVGVSESDTVLGAVRLMRKERSGCALVVRGSEPVGIVTEWDVLGLVADEAVPAETTVGEVMSKPVLTVDVDRSLSDAASTMARENIRHLVVEDVDAGEVVGVLTQRDVIAAAGSFAGTTSRAGSATAPVGGPEGDDVGDEALPNGGDEFSTQGVCEACGSLADSLREVNGQLVCPECRSV; this is translated from the coding sequence ATGGAATCGGAACTGTCGGTCAGGGACGTGCTGACGCCGGAGTACGTCGGCGTCAGCGAGTCCGATACGGTCCTCGGCGCGGTCCGGCTGATGCGCAAGGAACGCTCCGGCTGTGCGCTGGTCGTCCGCGGCTCCGAGCCCGTCGGCATCGTCACCGAGTGGGACGTGCTCGGACTCGTCGCCGACGAGGCGGTTCCAGCCGAGACGACCGTCGGGGAGGTCATGTCCAAGCCGGTGCTCACGGTCGACGTCGACCGGTCGCTCTCCGACGCCGCGAGCACGATGGCCCGGGAGAACATCCGCCACCTCGTCGTCGAGGACGTCGACGCGGGCGAGGTCGTCGGCGTCCTCACCCAGCGCGACGTCATCGCCGCGGCGGGCTCGTTCGCCGGGACGACGAGTCGTGCCGGCTCCGCGACGGCACCCGTCGGCGGCCCCGAGGGCGACGACGTCGGGGACGAGGCGCTGCCCAACGGCGGCGACGAGTTCTCGACCCAGGGCGTCTGTGAGGCCTGTGGCTCGCTGGCGGACTCCCTGCGCGAGGTCAACGGCCAGCTGGTCTGCCCCGAGTGCCGGTCGGTCTAA
- a CDS encoding GNAT family N-acetyltransferase, producing the protein MTPLEEPTIEPATPADVETIADQWVRLARGQRGHGSHVLADGNRETMRATLAAHRLDGGLLVARLDGDVVGFASFTLERGALELDATRGVLSNLYVDPGHRGRGIGSALLGAVEDALVERGADVLALEVLADNEAARRFYRREGYEPYRVAMQRRLPRENDTHSKEDG; encoded by the coding sequence ATGACGCCGCTCGAAGAGCCGACTATCGAACCCGCGACGCCGGCCGACGTCGAGACCATCGCCGACCAGTGGGTCCGCCTCGCGCGCGGCCAGCGCGGCCACGGCTCGCACGTCCTCGCCGACGGTAACCGCGAGACGATGCGCGCCACGCTCGCGGCCCACCGCCTCGACGGGGGCCTCCTCGTCGCCCGCCTCGACGGCGACGTCGTCGGCTTCGCCTCGTTCACGCTCGAACGCGGGGCGCTGGAACTCGACGCGACGCGGGGCGTGCTCTCGAACCTGTACGTCGACCCCGGCCACCGGGGCCGCGGGATCGGGTCGGCGCTGCTGGGCGCCGTCGAGGACGCCCTCGTCGAGCGCGGGGCCGACGTGCTCGCGCTGGAGGTGCTGGCCGACAACGAGGCGGCGCGTCGCTTTTACCGCCGCGAGGGCTACGAACCGTACAGGGTGGCCATGCAGCGCCGGCTCCCGCGGGAAAACGATACACACTCAAAGGAGGACGGGTAA
- a CDS encoding beta-CASP ribonuclease aCPSF1, producing the protein MSDTTTSSSDLYDRVANELPSGLDVSEVQYEGPDLVIYTETPREFAKNGSIIGDLARTFRKRIAIRPAAGTRSPPDEARPLIEGIVPDEAEIRELEFYPEVGEVIIEAAKPGLVIGRRGSTLREITKEVGWTPDVIRTPPMESSTVDNVRGFLRQERGERRDFLERVGEKIHREPEKDVDWARVTTLGCCREVGRASFLLSTPNSRILIDCGDKPGAEGEVPYLHAPEAFGAGPQSIDAVVLTHAHLDHSALLPLLFKYGYDGPVYTTEPTRDLMGLLQLDYLDVAAKEGRTPPYSSEQVREEIKRTITVDYGNTTDIAPDVKLTMHNAGHILGSAVCHFHVGDGFHNVVFSGDIHYEPTRLFNGAVNDFPRAESMVMESTYGRRGDHQTETAKSEARVKNLIQETYEAGGKVVIPAFAVGRSQELMLVLEEAMREGDVPTMPVYLDGMIREATAIHTAYPEYLRDGLRERILHEDENPFLAEQFQQVDGGQEMREAIASGEPCIILSTSGMVTGGPIMSWLELLGPDPDSTLLFVGYQAEGTLGRRIQSGRTEVTLGDHRDRAARVTLECRIESVSGFSGHADRAGLENFVKEMNPRPETILCVHGDERATDHLSSALYQQFNVRTNQPKNLETFRLA; encoded by the coding sequence ATGAGCGACACCACTACATCCTCGTCGGACCTTTACGACCGCGTCGCGAACGAACTGCCGTCCGGACTGGACGTTTCCGAAGTCCAGTACGAGGGCCCGGATCTCGTCATCTACACCGAAACTCCTCGAGAGTTCGCGAAAAACGGTTCCATCATCGGCGACCTTGCGCGGACGTTCAGAAAACGAATCGCAATCCGCCCGGCCGCCGGAACGCGGTCACCCCCCGACGAAGCCCGTCCACTGATCGAGGGAATCGTCCCGGACGAGGCCGAGATCCGCGAACTGGAGTTTTACCCTGAAGTCGGCGAGGTCATCATCGAGGCGGCGAAGCCGGGACTGGTGATCGGTCGCCGCGGTAGTACCCTCCGTGAGATCACGAAGGAGGTCGGTTGGACGCCAGACGTGATTCGAACGCCACCGATGGAATCGTCGACCGTCGATAACGTCCGGGGCTTCCTCCGTCAGGAGCGCGGTGAGCGGCGGGACTTCCTCGAACGCGTCGGCGAGAAGATCCACAGGGAGCCCGAGAAGGACGTCGACTGGGCCCGGGTGACGACACTCGGTTGCTGTCGGGAGGTCGGGCGGGCGAGTTTCCTGCTCAGCACGCCGAACTCACGCATCCTGATCGACTGCGGAGACAAGCCCGGTGCCGAGGGGGAAGTACCGTATCTCCACGCGCCTGAAGCGTTCGGCGCCGGCCCCCAGTCTATCGACGCAGTCGTGCTTACACACGCCCACCTCGACCACAGCGCGTTGCTCCCGCTGCTGTTCAAATACGGCTACGACGGGCCGGTGTACACGACGGAGCCGACTCGCGATCTCATGGGGCTGCTCCAGCTCGACTACCTCGACGTGGCCGCCAAGGAGGGTCGTACGCCGCCGTATTCGAGCGAACAGGTACGAGAGGAGATCAAACGCACTATCACGGTCGACTACGGCAACACCACCGACATCGCCCCGGACGTCAAGTTGACCATGCACAACGCCGGCCACATCCTCGGCAGTGCGGTCTGCCACTTCCACGTCGGCGACGGCTTTCACAACGTGGTCTTCAGCGGCGACATCCACTACGAGCCGACCCGACTGTTCAACGGCGCCGTCAACGACTTCCCCAGAGCCGAGTCGATGGTCATGGAGTCGACGTACGGCAGGCGTGGCGATCACCAGACGGAGACCGCCAAAAGCGAAGCGCGGGTCAAGAACCTCATCCAGGAGACCTACGAAGCCGGCGGGAAGGTCGTGATCCCGGCGTTTGCCGTCGGTCGGTCCCAGGAGCTGATGCTGGTCCTCGAAGAGGCCATGCGCGAGGGCGACGTTCCGACGATGCCGGTCTACCTCGACGGGATGATCCGCGAGGCGACGGCAATCCACACCGCCTATCCCGAATACCTCCGTGACGGCCTCCGCGAGCGGATTCTCCACGAGGACGAGAACCCGTTTCTCGCCGAGCAGTTCCAGCAGGTCGACGGTGGTCAGGAGATGCGCGAGGCGATCGCCAGCGGCGAGCCCTGTATCATCCTTTCGACGTCCGGAATGGTCACCGGTGGCCCGATCATGTCGTGGCTCGAACTGCTCGGCCCCGACCCGGACAGCACGCTCCTGTTCGTCGGCTACCAGGCCGAGGGCACGCTCGGCCGCCGGATTCAGAGCGGTCGGACCGAAGTCACGCTCGGCGACCACCGGGACCGAGCGGCCCGCGTCACGCTCGAGTGTCGCATCGAGTCCGTCAGCGGTTTCTCCGGCCACGCCGACCGCGCCGGCCTCGAGAACTTCGTGAAGGAGATGAACCCCCGTCCGGAGACGATCCTCTGTGTTCACGGCGACGAGAGGGCAACCGATCACCTCTCCTCGGCGCTCTACCAGCAGTTCAACGTCCGGACCAACCAGCCCAAGAATCTCGAGACCTTCCGGCTCGCGTAG